A genomic stretch from Malus domestica chromosome 15, GDT2T_hap1 includes:
- the LOC103454107 gene encoding uncharacterized protein — MANLVKLDFVALEITGKNYLTWVLNTKIHLEAGNLGDTIREENSSSSQDWVKAMIFNRRHLDEGLKNEYLTVEDPLAIWKTLTNKYNHQTTVILPRAHSEWTHLRIQDFKSVAKYNSALFRITSQMKLCGDTITEEDMLEKTFSTFHTSNLISVHLVAEQNNELLMKNHQSRPTGSAPFPEVSAASLEVNPTSSSGDNHKRGHGHKHGRWNRKGKNHGGQFHNQVPRHNLGQSFKNVNRHKGKAHMNNAPRNSEGVCHSCDGNGHWARTCRIPKHLVDLYQASLKEKGVETNFLDQAKPMDIPDLVCDLLGQLNTTHLDVSDFIVEMGNEVYRSD; from the exons atggcgaacttggtgaagcttgattttgttgccctAGAAATTACtgggaagaattaccttacctgggtactaaataccaagatccatctggaagcaggaaatcttggagataccatcagggaagagaacagctcatcctctcaagatTGGGTGAAGGCCATGATCTTTAATCGTCGCCATCTTGATGAGGGACTAAAGAAcgagtacttaacggttgaagatccgttagccATTTGGAAGACATTGACAAACAaatacaatcaccagacaacggtgattcttccaaggGCTCACTCTGAgtggactcacctaaggatccaggatttcaagtcAGTAGCTAAGTACAATTCTgcgttgttcagaattacctctcagatgaagctcTGTGGGGATACTATTACTGAGGAAGATATGCTagaaaagactttcagcacatttCATACCTCTAAC ctgatatctgtgcATTTGGTAGCTGAGCAaaacaatgagctcctgatgaaaaatcatcagtcccgacctactggatctGCACCATTCCCAGAAGTGAGTGCTGCTTCCCTCGAAGTGAACCCTACATCCTCTAGTGGTGATAATCATAAACGAGGACATGGCCACAAGCATGGTCGGTGGAACaggaaaggcaagaaccatggtggtCAGTTTCATAACCAGGTTCCAAGGCATAATTTAGGCCAGAGTTTTAAAAATGTgaatcgccacaaaggcaaagctcACATGAACAATGCTCCCAGGAACTCTGAAGGAGTCTGCCACAGTTGTGATGGCAATGGGCATTGGGCGCGTACTTGTCGTATCCCAAAACATCTGGTGGATCTATATCAAGCCTCGctcaaggagaagggtgtcgagactaattttctcgaccaggctaaaccaatggatatacctgatcTAGTGTGCGACTTATTAGGGCAGTTGAACACAACTCACCTAGATGTTTCAGACTTCATTGTGGAAATGGGGAATGAAGTGTATCGGTCCGACTGA
- the LOC103424276 gene encoding uncharacterized protein isoform X1 has product MTLHQSIPVIKQFQELDSPSRISSVTTIDFVPPLLSSSPVLLMLFNCYSTEQIAYADRIIVNKKINRMAQLKRTEFGKVNLDYVLGIGGFDLESRCKQKEESTSGEQPIANLLSKISAPYSQLLTDIQLRQRNTHQVNSSWNTTGKHFHLIFRTKRVCFTTRIFVLQSNTLPSKILECDQCASRIISTYCFSRECYIDWGAYTPY; this is encoded by the exons ATGACGCTGCATCAATCGATCCCGGTCATAAAACAATTCCAAGAGTTGGACAGCCCATCGCGAATCTCCTCGGTCACAACCATCGATTTCGTACCACCGTTGCTCTCGTCATCGCCGGTATTGCTTATGCTGTTCAACTGCTATTCAACAGAGCAGATTGCTTATGCTGACCGCATCATTGTGAATAAG AAAATCAATCGCATGGCCCAACTCAAGCGGACAGAGTTTGGAAAAGTTAACCTGGATTATGTTCTTGGAATTggtggatttgatttagagag CAGATGTAAGCAGAAAGAGGAATCCACCTCAGGTGAACAGCCCATCGCGAATCTCCTCAGTAAAATCAGTGCACCTTATTCACAATTGTTGACAGATATCCAACTCAGACAGAGGAATACACATCAGGTGAACAGCAGTTGGAATACCACAGGCAAGCATTTTCAT CTCATATTTAGAACAAAGAGGGTGTGCTTTACCACAAGGATATTTGTCTTGCAAAGTAATACTTTGCCATCCAAAATTTTG GAGTGTGACCAATGCGCCTCCCGTATTATCAGCACCTACTGCTTCAGCCGTGAGTGCTACATTGATTGGGGAGCCTACACCCCTTATTAA
- the LOC103424276 gene encoding uncharacterized protein isoform X2 yields the protein MTLHQSIPVIKQFQELDSPSRISSVTTIDFVPPLLSSSPVLLMLFNCYSTEQIAYADRIIVNKKINRMAQLKRTEFGKVNLDYVLGIGGFDLERCKQKEESTSGEQPIANLLSKISAPYSQLLTDIQLRQRNTHQVNSSWNTTGKHFHLIFRTKRVCFTTRIFVLQSNTLPSKILECDQCASRIISTYCFSRECYIDWGAYTPY from the exons ATGACGCTGCATCAATCGATCCCGGTCATAAAACAATTCCAAGAGTTGGACAGCCCATCGCGAATCTCCTCGGTCACAACCATCGATTTCGTACCACCGTTGCTCTCGTCATCGCCGGTATTGCTTATGCTGTTCAACTGCTATTCAACAGAGCAGATTGCTTATGCTGACCGCATCATTGTGAATAAG AAAATCAATCGCATGGCCCAACTCAAGCGGACAGAGTTTGGAAAAGTTAACCTGGATTATGTTCTTGGAATTggtggatttgatttagagag ATGTAAGCAGAAAGAGGAATCCACCTCAGGTGAACAGCCCATCGCGAATCTCCTCAGTAAAATCAGTGCACCTTATTCACAATTGTTGACAGATATCCAACTCAGACAGAGGAATACACATCAGGTGAACAGCAGTTGGAATACCACAGGCAAGCATTTTCAT CTCATATTTAGAACAAAGAGGGTGTGCTTTACCACAAGGATATTTGTCTTGCAAAGTAATACTTTGCCATCCAAAATTTTG GAGTGTGACCAATGCGCCTCCCGTATTATCAGCACCTACTGCTTCAGCCGTGAGTGCTACATTGATTGGGGAGCCTACACCCCTTATTAA
- the LOC103424276 gene encoding uncharacterized protein isoform X3: MTLHQSIPVIKQFQELDSPSRISSVTTIDFVPPLLSSSPVLLMLFNCYSTEQIAYADRIIVNKKINRMAQLKRTEFGKVNLDYVLGIGGFDLESRCKQKEESTSGEQPIANLLSKISAPYSQLLTDIQLRQRNTHQVNSSWNTTGKHFHLIFRTKRVCFTTRIFVLQSNTLPSKILCIDVIVDHSL, from the exons ATGACGCTGCATCAATCGATCCCGGTCATAAAACAATTCCAAGAGTTGGACAGCCCATCGCGAATCTCCTCGGTCACAACCATCGATTTCGTACCACCGTTGCTCTCGTCATCGCCGGTATTGCTTATGCTGTTCAACTGCTATTCAACAGAGCAGATTGCTTATGCTGACCGCATCATTGTGAATAAG AAAATCAATCGCATGGCCCAACTCAAGCGGACAGAGTTTGGAAAAGTTAACCTGGATTATGTTCTTGGAATTggtggatttgatttagagag CAGATGTAAGCAGAAAGAGGAATCCACCTCAGGTGAACAGCCCATCGCGAATCTCCTCAGTAAAATCAGTGCACCTTATTCACAATTGTTGACAGATATCCAACTCAGACAGAGGAATACACATCAGGTGAACAGCAGTTGGAATACCACAGGCAAGCATTTTCAT CTCATATTTAGAACAAAGAGGGTGTGCTTTACCACAAGGATATTTGTCTTGCAAAGTAATACTTTGCCATCCAAAATTTTG TGTATAGATGTCATAGTTGATCACTCGTTGTAG
- the LOC103424276 gene encoding uncharacterized protein isoform X4, whose protein sequence is MTLHQSIPVIKQFQELDSPSRISSVTTIDFVPPLLSSSPVLLMLFNCYSTEQIAYADRIIVNKKINRMAQLKRTEFGKVNLDYVLGIGGFDLESRCKQKEESTSGEQPIANLLSKISAPYSQLLTDIQLRQRNTHQVNSSWNTTGKHFHLIFRTKRVCFTTRIFVLQSNTLPSKIL, encoded by the exons ATGACGCTGCATCAATCGATCCCGGTCATAAAACAATTCCAAGAGTTGGACAGCCCATCGCGAATCTCCTCGGTCACAACCATCGATTTCGTACCACCGTTGCTCTCGTCATCGCCGGTATTGCTTATGCTGTTCAACTGCTATTCAACAGAGCAGATTGCTTATGCTGACCGCATCATTGTGAATAAG AAAATCAATCGCATGGCCCAACTCAAGCGGACAGAGTTTGGAAAAGTTAACCTGGATTATGTTCTTGGAATTggtggatttgatttagagag CAGATGTAAGCAGAAAGAGGAATCCACCTCAGGTGAACAGCCCATCGCGAATCTCCTCAGTAAAATCAGTGCACCTTATTCACAATTGTTGACAGATATCCAACTCAGACAGAGGAATACACATCAGGTGAACAGCAGTTGGAATACCACAGGCAAGCATTTTCAT CTCATATTTAGAACAAAGAGGGTGTGCTTTACCACAAGGATATTTGTCTTGCAAAGTAATACTTTGCCATCCAAAATTTTG TGA
- the LOC103424276 gene encoding uncharacterized protein isoform X5, translating to MTLHQSIPVIKQFQELDSPSRISSVTTIDFVPPLLSSSPVLLMLFNCYSTEQIAYADRIIVNKKINRMAQLKRTEFGKVNLDYVLGIGGFDLESRCKQKEESTSGEQPIANLLSKISAPYSQLLTDIQLRQRNTHQVNSSWNTTAHI from the exons ATGACGCTGCATCAATCGATCCCGGTCATAAAACAATTCCAAGAGTTGGACAGCCCATCGCGAATCTCCTCGGTCACAACCATCGATTTCGTACCACCGTTGCTCTCGTCATCGCCGGTATTGCTTATGCTGTTCAACTGCTATTCAACAGAGCAGATTGCTTATGCTGACCGCATCATTGTGAATAAG AAAATCAATCGCATGGCCCAACTCAAGCGGACAGAGTTTGGAAAAGTTAACCTGGATTATGTTCTTGGAATTggtggatttgatttagagag CAGATGTAAGCAGAAAGAGGAATCCACCTCAGGTGAACAGCCCATCGCGAATCTCCTCAGTAAAATCAGTGCACCTTATTCACAATTGTTGACAGATATCCAACTCAGACAGAGGAATACACATCAGGTGAACAGCAGTTGGAATACCACAG CTCATATTTAG